One genomic segment of Fervidobacterium pennivorans includes these proteins:
- a CDS encoding histidine triad nucleotide-binding protein: MADCVFCKIINGEIPSEKVYEDEDFIVIKDIRPVAPVHLLAIYKKHVPTVSELSVEDSQKMWKLFEVIKTVTKANGLESYRIVQNNGKDAGQEVHHIHFHIIGGRKLGPLG; encoded by the coding sequence ATGGCAGATTGTGTATTTTGCAAGATTATAAACGGAGAAATCCCTTCAGAAAAAGTGTATGAAGATGAAGATTTCATAGTTATCAAAGACATAAGACCCGTTGCACCTGTCCACCTACTGGCGATTTATAAAAAGCACGTGCCTACAGTCAGCGAGCTTTCTGTTGAGGATAGTCAAAAGATGTGGAAATTGTTCGAAGTTATAAAGACCGTAACCAAAGCAAATGGTTTGGAAAGCTACAGAATTGTTCAAAACAATGGCAAAGACGCAGGACAAGAAGTACACCATATTCACTTTCACATAATCGGAGGCAGAAAATTAGGACCTCTTGGATAA
- a CDS encoding phosphate ABC transporter substrate-binding protein, with protein MRKFILTIAFVSLFAVFGFATALVIKGSNTMLDIAQLWVEEFNKQNPDIKVTLEGAGSSTGIAALFNGTTDIANSSRWFKDSEVQKMFEMKKWFAPVLVAWDGIAIVVHKDLPVKNLTIQQIKDIYTGKITRWNQIDPNLPARDIVAFSRNTASGTFEVFKEKVLGDEKMSPRVRMLESSMAELETVAKTPYSIAYFGVGYVDQSVKVVSVNGVMPTKQNILSSKYALSRPLFIFIDVTKGWPEEGPVAEFLRFVMSKKGQELVEKAGFVAALGQ; from the coding sequence ATGAGGAAGTTCATTTTAACGATAGCATTTGTTTCACTTTTTGCGGTTTTTGGTTTTGCGACTGCGTTGGTTATAAAAGGTTCGAACACGATGCTTGACATTGCGCAGTTGTGGGTCGAAGAGTTCAACAAACAGAATCCAGACATCAAAGTTACACTTGAGGGGGCAGGTAGTTCAACGGGGATTGCAGCACTTTTTAACGGAACAACGGACATCGCAAACTCCAGTAGATGGTTTAAGGATTCTGAAGTTCAAAAGATGTTTGAAATGAAAAAGTGGTTTGCACCAGTTCTTGTTGCTTGGGATGGTATCGCAATAGTTGTTCACAAGGATTTGCCTGTCAAGAACCTTACTATACAGCAAATAAAGGATATCTACACAGGAAAAATTACAAGATGGAACCAGATTGATCCGAACCTTCCGGCAAGAGATATTGTTGCTTTCTCCAGAAACACAGCTTCCGGAACGTTCGAAGTCTTCAAAGAAAAAGTGCTCGGTGATGAAAAGATGTCTCCAAGGGTAAGAATGCTTGAATCATCTATGGCTGAGCTTGAAACTGTTGCCAAAACTCCGTATTCTATAGCTTACTTTGGTGTTGGCTACGTAGATCAGAGTGTAAAAGTTGTCTCCGTAAACGGAGTTATGCCAACAAAACAAAACATACTTTCTTCGAAGTATGCACTTTCTCGTCCACTCTTCATTTTCATCGATGTTACAAAAGGTTGGCCCGAAGAAGGACCAGTTGCAGAATTCTTGAGATTTGTTATGTCAAAGAAAGGACAGGAACTTGTTGAAAAAGCGGGGTTTGTCGCTGCTCTTGGACAGTAA
- the ileS gene encoding isoleucine--tRNA ligase gives MDYKATLNLPQTNFQMKANLVNKEPEMLKFWEEKEIYKKTLETRANAPTYLLHDGPPYANGDIHLGTAMNKILKDFVTRYKTMRGYRVPFVPGWDTHGLPIEHRVTTSLGEEAKKKSPAEIRKLCKEFALKYVDIQREEFKRLGVKGDWEHPYITLDPDYEYHILDVFKTLVENGNVYRGNKPVYWCPTCRTALAEAEIEYHDHESPSIYVKFQMVDKPDTYIVIWTTTPWTIPANVAIALHPDYTYVKIRVGEEYWIVAEGLLQKFAADVGIDFEVVEKFVGKELEGKLTKHPLYDRTSVVVLADYVTLEDGTGCVHTAPGHGEEDYQTGLKYNLPVLSPVDDEGRFTKEAGKYEGLKIWDANKIIVEDLKNNGSLIKVGKISHSYPHCWRCKGPVMFRATPQWFISVDKNNLRGKVLEEIKKVKWYPAWGETRITAMVQERPDWTISRQRVWGVPIPAVKCKDCGEVTLDPQVIEHFANIVKEKGTDAWFELDVAELIPADFKCPACGSKNFEKTHDTLDVWIDSGCSWEAVIRSKGEKFPVDLYLEGDDQHRGWFQSSIFLSTAKAGIAPFKTVVTHGFIKDEQGRKMSKSLGNVIDPTEIVNKYGADILRLWVASTDFFDNIRVGKNIIEQQVEVYRKLRNTLRYLLSNLYDFTEADLLPYEKLLPLDKWALGKLQKFIEHVTQYYEEFEYSKVYNATVKYCTTELSAVYLDILKDRLYVEAKNSIYRRSAQTVLHYILEALIKILAPIIPFTAEEAYQESHLKKYESVHLEYWPEVRKEFIDDGLLEEFNHLLLIRDDVLKALESARASDIIGHSLDAHVIIEAKNEELKSLLRKYESLLEEFFIVSKVTLSENVSGLNGQFANVLVQRAEGQKCQRCWKYHPDTGKDEEHPETCPRCSAVLRGERK, from the coding sequence TTGGACTATAAAGCAACGCTGAACTTACCACAAACAAACTTTCAAATGAAGGCTAACCTTGTGAACAAGGAACCGGAGATGTTGAAATTCTGGGAAGAAAAGGAGATTTACAAAAAGACTTTGGAAACAAGAGCAAATGCACCAACATACCTTCTACACGATGGACCTCCGTACGCAAATGGAGACATCCATCTTGGTACCGCTATGAATAAGATACTGAAAGATTTCGTCACCAGATACAAAACCATGCGCGGTTACAGAGTGCCTTTCGTTCCTGGATGGGATACACACGGATTGCCAATTGAACACAGAGTTACAACATCCTTGGGAGAAGAAGCAAAGAAAAAATCACCAGCCGAAATAAGAAAGCTTTGTAAAGAGTTTGCTCTGAAATACGTAGACATTCAGAGAGAGGAATTCAAACGACTCGGCGTAAAAGGTGACTGGGAACATCCATACATAACACTTGACCCAGATTACGAATACCACATACTTGATGTATTCAAAACGTTGGTGGAAAACGGGAACGTCTATCGTGGTAACAAGCCCGTTTATTGGTGTCCAACGTGTAGAACAGCCCTTGCGGAAGCAGAAATTGAATACCATGACCATGAATCCCCATCAATTTATGTAAAATTCCAAATGGTCGACAAACCAGACACGTATATTGTCATCTGGACCACAACTCCTTGGACTATCCCAGCGAACGTTGCTATCGCACTCCATCCAGATTACACATATGTCAAAATAAGGGTTGGTGAAGAATACTGGATTGTTGCAGAAGGACTACTTCAAAAATTCGCCGCAGATGTTGGTATCGATTTTGAAGTTGTTGAAAAATTCGTAGGTAAAGAACTCGAAGGTAAACTTACAAAACACCCACTTTACGACAGAACTTCCGTTGTTGTTCTTGCTGATTACGTAACTCTTGAAGACGGTACTGGTTGTGTCCATACGGCTCCTGGTCACGGTGAAGAAGACTATCAAACGGGTTTAAAATACAATCTTCCAGTTCTCTCACCTGTGGATGACGAAGGTAGGTTCACAAAAGAGGCAGGAAAATATGAAGGATTAAAGATATGGGATGCCAACAAAATTATAGTTGAAGACCTAAAAAACAACGGTTCTTTGATTAAAGTAGGAAAGATTAGCCATAGCTACCCACACTGCTGGCGTTGTAAAGGCCCGGTTATGTTCCGTGCCACACCACAATGGTTCATCTCCGTTGATAAAAACAACTTGCGAGGTAAAGTGCTTGAAGAGATTAAGAAAGTTAAATGGTATCCTGCTTGGGGTGAAACACGTATCACCGCAATGGTTCAGGAAAGACCAGACTGGACGATTTCGCGTCAAAGGGTTTGGGGAGTACCAATTCCAGCGGTAAAATGTAAAGATTGTGGCGAAGTTACACTCGACCCACAAGTAATCGAGCACTTTGCAAACATAGTTAAAGAAAAAGGCACAGATGCCTGGTTCGAACTCGACGTTGCCGAACTAATTCCAGCAGATTTCAAATGTCCAGCTTGCGGAAGTAAGAATTTTGAAAAGACACATGATACACTAGATGTCTGGATAGATTCTGGATGTTCGTGGGAAGCGGTGATACGCTCCAAAGGTGAGAAGTTCCCAGTTGACCTTTACTTAGAAGGTGATGACCAACACAGAGGTTGGTTCCAAAGCTCGATATTCTTGTCTACTGCAAAAGCAGGAATAGCACCGTTCAAAACCGTTGTCACACATGGCTTCATCAAAGACGAACAAGGAAGGAAGATGAGTAAATCTCTCGGAAACGTAATTGATCCTACGGAAATCGTCAACAAATATGGCGCCGACATATTGAGATTATGGGTTGCAAGCACGGACTTTTTTGATAACATCAGGGTTGGTAAGAACATAATTGAACAGCAAGTTGAGGTCTACAGAAAGCTAAGAAACACGCTGAGATATTTGCTCAGTAACCTTTATGACTTCACAGAAGCAGATTTGCTGCCATACGAAAAACTGCTCCCATTGGACAAATGGGCACTTGGCAAACTTCAAAAGTTCATCGAACATGTAACACAATACTACGAAGAATTCGAATACTCCAAAGTCTACAACGCAACTGTCAAATACTGTACTACAGAACTAAGTGCTGTGTATTTAGATATACTCAAAGACAGACTCTACGTCGAGGCGAAAAATTCAATCTACAGAAGGTCTGCTCAAACCGTTCTACATTACATACTTGAGGCTCTAATAAAAATTCTTGCACCAATTATTCCATTCACAGCAGAAGAGGCTTACCAAGAAAGCCATTTGAAGAAATACGAAAGTGTTCACCTTGAATATTGGCCAGAAGTTAGAAAAGAATTCATTGACGATGGGCTTCTCGAGGAATTCAATCATTTGCTACTCATAAGAGACGATGTGTTGAAAGCACTGGAAAGCGCCAGGGCGTCTGATATTATCGGCCATTCACTCGATGCCCATGTAATAATCGAAGCAAAGAACGAAGAATTGAAAAGCTTGCTCAGAAAATACGAGTCACTGCTTGAGGAATTCTTCATCGTTTCAAAAGTGACTTTGTCTGAAAATGTCTCTGGGTTAAACGGTCAGTTTGCAAACGTTTTAGTCCAAAGAGCAGAAGGTCAAAAATGTCAGCGTTGTTGGAAATATCACCCAGACACTGGTAAAGATGAAGAACATCCAGAAACATGTCCACGTTGTTCGGCTGTGCTCAGAGGAGAAAGGAAATAA
- a CDS encoding DUF5685 family protein, which yields MFGYVRPEKSELKVRELNEFRAFYCGVCTSLHKSRYLGKLFLSYDAVFFALILTSIRGKILEYKKRFCGVELRNILYYESDEINLAVSNFLLLLKYKLLDDVRDERNFVKAMLLRFFENIPGSSATLESRLQSLIEELTEAERKREPSIDKPAEIFGSIVALFFENLGELSSEQRTVLIHLARHVGKWIYVLDAFDDLKKDVSKGNYNPLAIQFGFTHGMDIQEFTDRIRPEVREYLLKILDEVVLAYNLLELKTYKGILDNIVYLGLFEETERVLSGRKTCKRF from the coding sequence ATGTTTGGATATGTCAGACCAGAAAAAAGCGAACTAAAGGTCAGAGAACTGAATGAATTTCGTGCGTTTTATTGTGGAGTTTGCACAAGTTTACATAAATCGCGATACCTTGGAAAGTTGTTTTTGAGCTACGATGCTGTTTTTTTCGCTCTGATTTTAACTTCGATTAGAGGCAAGATACTCGAATACAAGAAGCGTTTTTGCGGGGTTGAGTTAAGAAATATTTTGTATTACGAAAGCGATGAGATAAATCTTGCTGTAAGTAATTTTCTTTTGCTGCTGAAATACAAACTTTTAGACGATGTGAGAGATGAAAGAAATTTTGTTAAAGCAATGCTTTTGAGATTTTTCGAAAACATTCCTGGAAGCTCCGCGACTTTAGAATCTCGCCTTCAATCGCTTATTGAAGAACTCACTGAGGCAGAAAGAAAACGTGAACCTTCCATTGACAAACCTGCTGAGATTTTTGGTAGTATCGTTGCTCTGTTTTTTGAAAATTTGGGTGAGCTGTCTTCCGAGCAAAGGACGGTGTTAATACATCTTGCAAGGCATGTTGGAAAATGGATATACGTGCTTGACGCGTTCGATGATTTGAAGAAGGATGTTAGTAAAGGGAACTACAATCCATTGGCTATTCAATTTGGATTTACCCACGGCATGGATATTCAAGAGTTTACTGACAGGATTAGGCCTGAGGTTAGAGAGTACTTACTCAAGATTCTGGATGAAGTAGTCCTTGCTTACAATTTGCTTGAGTTGAAGACGTATAAAGGAATTCTTGATAATATAGTCTACCTCGGGCTATTTGAAGAGACGGAACGCGTTTTAAGCGGAAGAAAAACGTGCAAAAGGTTTTAA
- a CDS encoding response regulator codes for MPKRILVVEDEPNMRLLIAEELMDAGYEVDEAENADEALKKFGEKQYDLVTIDIEMPGSMNGLELAGKLREIRRETKLVLLTAYSHYKSDMASWAADAYIVKSADLTELKEVISRLINM; via the coding sequence ATGCCCAAAAGAATTCTCGTAGTTGAAGATGAACCCAACATGAGATTACTAATAGCCGAAGAATTAATGGACGCTGGTTATGAAGTAGATGAAGCCGAAAATGCTGACGAAGCGCTAAAAAAATTTGGTGAAAAACAGTATGATCTTGTTACTATCGATATCGAGATGCCTGGAAGCATGAACGGATTGGAACTTGCGGGTAAATTGAGAGAAATCAGACGGGAAACAAAGTTGGTTCTATTGACTGCTTACTCTCATTACAAAAGCGATATGGCTTCTTGGGCAGCTGATGCCTACATTGTGAAGTCTGCTGATTTAACTGAATTAAAAGAAGTAATCAGTCGTTTGATTAACATGTGA
- a CDS encoding PstC family ABC transporter permease, with amino-acid sequence MRREIKDKTRKALMAISSVTAIAALFGIYYYLVKESLPAIRSVGAELFLSDQWYPVWEPGEYGMRALIINSLIVTVLGTLLVVPVAYFIAIYLHGFATKKEKSIVRRLIEYLSGIPSVIIAFVFLTYLSPIFPAIGIYSPQNLLLALIGLFFLTIPISTVLILESLDSVPKELEEASAALGALPLKTYMKVTTKAALPGVMNAIVLTANRIVGETIVVLLLGGGAAMVPTKLTDPFKTLTAAIASEMPEAAKFSIHYSALFFAGLVLVIFSTVFELTSVMLLRRSRR; translated from the coding sequence GTGCGTAGAGAAATAAAAGATAAAACGCGAAAAGCTTTGATGGCAATATCTTCAGTCACAGCGATTGCTGCTCTCTTTGGAATATACTATTACCTTGTTAAAGAGTCGCTTCCAGCTATCCGCTCCGTTGGAGCGGAACTCTTTTTATCTGACCAATGGTATCCCGTTTGGGAACCAGGAGAATATGGAATGAGAGCGCTAATTATAAATTCTTTGATTGTAACTGTATTAGGGACGTTATTGGTTGTTCCTGTTGCATATTTCATAGCCATCTATTTACATGGATTTGCAACGAAGAAGGAAAAATCAATTGTAAGGAGATTGATCGAGTATCTCTCAGGTATACCGTCTGTAATCATTGCTTTTGTCTTTCTTACGTACCTCAGTCCCATTTTTCCGGCGATAGGTATATATTCTCCCCAGAATTTGTTACTTGCATTAATAGGTCTGTTCTTTTTGACAATACCGATAAGTACCGTATTAATATTAGAATCCTTGGACAGTGTTCCAAAGGAACTAGAGGAAGCGAGCGCGGCGCTCGGAGCACTCCCGTTGAAGACTTACATGAAGGTCACGACTAAAGCAGCACTGCCAGGTGTTATGAACGCAATAGTTTTAACGGCGAACAGGATAGTTGGCGAGACGATTGTTGTGTTGCTCCTTGGTGGGGGTGCAGCTATGGTGCCTACAAAACTAACGGACCCGTTTAAGACATTGACAGCAGCTATTGCAAGTGAAATGCCGGAAGCTGCTAAATTTTCAATTCATTACAGCGCGTTATTCTTTGCAGGCTTGGTACTTGTAATCTTTTCAACGGTATTTGAACTCACATCGGTTATGTTGTTAAGGAGGAGCCGAAGATGA
- a CDS encoding tetratricopeptide repeat protein, with amino-acid sequence MEKIKAIVYLPIKPEVAKRLNLPVKLPILAEDLLLVTDQNNIPIDVILRGLAEQYKVEKSEYWKSYLLYFLYEKFKILINETQFEEAEQILKRAKELQEDYRYHFYNAILQAKLANYDLAEIELKQSLALNPNFPLAYYELGNVLFAKKDYDEALEAYTKAYQSDPNFLLPLLKIGDIYIELGQLSDAEVIYRSIIQKLETRELSAEGIRFEPMPEAYLRLGVVYNLRQQYERAEEIFKKGLAISKKPEIMYNLAYTLTKLGKHFEAYNILLELAKQYETPDVLNELGILQRRLGLYEEAYETFERVQEDFPENFERIQFFVGKKHYNDEFENEMKKSEEILEKIQFPFEEALETIIQSTDDNGEIIIEEFIKLLNIEPVLKDVNNASTDYFPYILAGIYIAGTEPIIMEKNATKITLTTMGAGLPLACSTAILRLYQHILSGDKNVDHIIEDIHNEIEEIHFLFSTKLISLLESPLDDFFDTDGSDYETFTVNLFKAIGYQPSKDEILQIKDEILRKTASFILEIMANT; translated from the coding sequence GTGGAGAAAATAAAAGCGATAGTATACCTTCCCATTAAACCTGAAGTTGCAAAAAGGTTGAACTTGCCTGTCAAATTGCCTATTCTTGCTGAAGACCTTCTGCTTGTAACAGATCAAAATAATATACCAATCGATGTCATACTCAGGGGTCTTGCAGAACAATACAAAGTAGAAAAGAGCGAATACTGGAAATCATATTTGCTTTACTTTCTGTATGAAAAGTTCAAAATACTAATCAATGAAACACAATTTGAAGAAGCAGAGCAAATTCTAAAGAGAGCGAAAGAACTCCAAGAAGATTACCGATACCATTTCTACAATGCTATCTTACAGGCCAAATTAGCAAATTATGACCTTGCAGAAATAGAACTTAAACAATCGCTAGCTCTTAACCCCAATTTCCCACTTGCGTATTACGAACTTGGCAACGTGTTGTTTGCTAAAAAAGACTATGACGAAGCCTTGGAAGCTTACACAAAAGCTTACCAGAGTGACCCAAACTTCTTACTACCGCTTTTAAAAATCGGGGACATATACATAGAACTTGGACAACTAAGTGACGCAGAGGTAATTTACCGTTCAATAATTCAAAAGCTGGAAACACGTGAATTGTCCGCCGAAGGGATAAGATTTGAACCTATGCCAGAGGCATACCTGAGACTTGGTGTTGTATACAACCTACGCCAACAATACGAAAGAGCTGAAGAAATTTTCAAAAAGGGCTTAGCTATCTCCAAAAAACCCGAGATTATGTATAACCTTGCCTACACTCTTACGAAGCTTGGCAAGCATTTCGAGGCTTACAACATTTTACTCGAATTAGCTAAACAATACGAAACACCCGACGTACTCAACGAACTTGGCATACTCCAACGTCGCCTCGGACTCTATGAAGAAGCTTACGAAACCTTTGAAAGAGTGCAAGAAGATTTCCCAGAAAACTTCGAGAGAATACAGTTCTTTGTTGGTAAAAAACATTACAACGATGAATTCGAAAACGAGATGAAAAAATCAGAGGAAATCCTTGAAAAAATTCAATTCCCATTTGAAGAAGCGCTCGAAACTATTATACAGTCGACCGATGATAATGGAGAAATAATCATAGAAGAATTCATAAAACTATTGAACATAGAACCTGTCTTAAAAGATGTCAATAATGCCAGCACTGATTACTTCCCGTATATTCTGGCTGGTATATACATAGCAGGCACAGAACCGATAATTATGGAAAAGAACGCTACCAAAATCACTCTTACAACTATGGGTGCAGGACTTCCACTTGCGTGTTCGACAGCGATATTAAGGCTATACCAACACATACTCTCTGGCGATAAAAATGTAGACCACATCATCGAAGACATCCACAACGAAATTGAAGAAATTCACTTCCTATTCTCAACAAAATTAATCTCCCTACTGGAATCACCTTTGGACGATTTCTTTGATACCGACGGCTCGGATTATGAAACATTTACAGTTAATCTTTTCAAAGCAATTGGTTACCAGCCATCGAAAGATGAAATACTACAAATAAAAGATGAAATCCTTAGAAAGACTGCGAGTTTCATTTTAGAAATAATGGCAAACACCTGA
- the pulA gene encoding type I pullulanase, with the protein MGLLKKLSVITLIVFALSISFAETELIIHYHRWDGNYDGWNLWIWWVEPISKEGAAYQFTEKDDFGVVAKVKFPETLTKVGIIVRLGEWREKDVAMDRFITIKDGKAEVWLLQGIEQIYTTKPDTSPRVLFAQARDQYTIEAYLTGQVDTTKVGAKVTVDGQPLKIARVEKANPTDISRTNHVKVVLAEPIKLEDVNKDVQVEIEGYKPARVIMMEILDKIYYDGPLGFEYTPEKTTIRVWSPVSKTVDVLLYKNWDDKEPTQVVPMKYIGNGAWEAVLEGNWDGWFYKIRYFSYGEYRESVDYFSKAVTKNSAKSAIIDFSKTNPESWEKVARPPLVAPEDAIIYEIHIADMTGLDNSGVKNKALYLGLTEKGTRGPNGVTTGLDHLVELGVTHVHILPMFDFWTGDEADKDFERSYNWGYDPYLFTVPEGRYSTDPINPYTRIIEVKQMVKALHENGIRVILDMVFPHTWGVGVMSPFDQAVPYYFYRIDKTGAYLNESGCGNVIASERPMMRKYIVDTLKWWVTEYKIDGFRFDQMGLMDKVTMLAIKSELSKIEPSVVLYGEPWGGWGAPIRFGKADVGGTGIAAFNDEFRDALRGSVFNATVKGFLMGALAKETGVKRGVAGSIEYDEVIRSFAKDPQETINYVEVHDNHTLWDKNYLAAQADTTVKWTEEMLKDAQKLAGAILLTSQGIPFLHAGQDFARTKKFDENSYKSPISINGLDYARKAEFIDVFNYYKGLIELRKSHIAFRQRTAEDIRKKLTFLPSPRKMVAFVLKDEKDPWKEILVIYNGDTKDQQFTLPDGTWNVVVDKDNAGTKVLYQVSGKINIKAISAMVMYKGN; encoded by the coding sequence ATGGGTCTGCTCAAAAAGCTTTCAGTTATTACGCTCATCGTATTCGCATTATCGATAAGCTTTGCGGAAACAGAGCTGATTATCCATTATCACAGGTGGGATGGTAACTACGACGGATGGAACCTTTGGATTTGGTGGGTTGAACCTATTTCAAAAGAAGGTGCAGCTTATCAGTTCACAGAAAAAGATGATTTTGGAGTTGTTGCAAAAGTTAAATTCCCGGAGACATTAACGAAAGTTGGAATAATAGTTAGACTTGGAGAATGGAGAGAAAAAGATGTTGCAATGGATAGATTCATAACAATCAAAGATGGTAAGGCGGAGGTGTGGCTCTTGCAAGGAATAGAACAGATTTACACAACAAAACCAGACACAAGCCCTCGTGTGCTCTTTGCACAGGCTAGGGACCAATACACAATCGAAGCATATTTAACAGGTCAAGTCGACACAACAAAAGTCGGTGCAAAAGTTACGGTAGACGGTCAACCACTCAAAATAGCTCGTGTCGAGAAAGCCAATCCGACGGATATTTCCAGAACAAACCATGTCAAAGTTGTTCTCGCTGAACCTATCAAACTTGAGGATGTTAACAAAGATGTCCAAGTAGAGATAGAAGGGTACAAACCGGCAAGGGTCATCATGATGGAAATTTTGGACAAGATTTATTACGATGGTCCACTCGGATTTGAATACACCCCTGAAAAGACAACGATAAGGGTTTGGTCACCTGTTTCAAAAACTGTTGATGTGCTACTTTACAAAAATTGGGATGATAAAGAACCAACGCAAGTTGTTCCAATGAAATATATAGGCAACGGGGCATGGGAAGCCGTCCTTGAAGGAAACTGGGATGGATGGTTCTACAAAATCAGGTACTTCAGCTATGGAGAATATAGAGAATCAGTTGATTACTTCTCAAAAGCGGTAACGAAGAATTCTGCCAAGAGTGCTATCATTGACTTCAGCAAAACAAATCCAGAGAGCTGGGAAAAAGTCGCACGACCACCACTAGTTGCCCCAGAAGATGCGATAATATACGAAATCCACATCGCAGATATGACCGGACTCGATAATTCTGGCGTCAAGAACAAAGCACTTTACTTGGGACTCACAGAAAAAGGCACAAGAGGTCCTAATGGTGTAACAACTGGTCTTGACCACCTCGTTGAACTCGGGGTTACTCACGTTCATATTCTTCCAATGTTCGATTTCTGGACAGGCGATGAAGCTGATAAAGATTTTGAAAGAAGTTACAACTGGGGTTATGACCCATACCTCTTTACAGTTCCAGAAGGACGCTACTCAACAGACCCAATCAACCCATACACAAGAATTATCGAAGTCAAACAAATGGTTAAAGCACTCCATGAAAATGGTATAAGGGTTATCCTTGATATGGTCTTCCCACATACATGGGGCGTTGGTGTAATGTCTCCATTCGACCAGGCAGTTCCATATTACTTCTACAGAATTGACAAAACAGGTGCATATTTGAACGAAAGTGGCTGTGGTAATGTCATTGCAAGCGAAAGACCGATGATGAGAAAATACATAGTCGACACACTCAAATGGTGGGTCACGGAATACAAAATTGATGGTTTCAGATTTGACCAGATGGGATTAATGGATAAGGTGACAATGCTTGCGATAAAATCAGAACTCTCAAAGATAGAGCCTTCTGTGGTTCTTTACGGTGAACCTTGGGGCGGTTGGGGAGCACCCATTAGATTTGGAAAAGCCGATGTTGGTGGTACAGGTATCGCCGCGTTCAACGATGAATTCAGAGATGCACTCCGTGGTTCTGTTTTCAACGCAACTGTCAAGGGCTTCTTGATGGGCGCTCTTGCCAAAGAAACAGGTGTAAAACGCGGAGTTGCAGGTAGCATCGAATACGACGAAGTAATTCGAAGCTTTGCGAAAGACCCACAGGAAACTATCAACTACGTCGAAGTTCATGATAACCACACCTTGTGGGACAAAAACTACCTGGCAGCACAGGCGGATACAACGGTAAAGTGGACTGAAGAAATGCTCAAAGACGCTCAAAAGCTTGCTGGTGCTATATTGTTGACATCACAAGGTATACCATTCTTGCATGCAGGTCAAGATTTCGCTAGAACAAAGAAATTCGATGAGAACTCTTACAAATCACCAATCTCCATAAACGGACTTGACTACGCTAGAAAAGCCGAGTTTATAGATGTTTTCAATTACTACAAAGGTCTAATCGAACTGAGAAAATCACACATTGCGTTTAGGCAAAGGACCGCCGAGGATATAAGAAAGAAACTGACATTCTTACCAAGTCCAAGAAAGATGGTAGCATTTGTACTTAAAGATGAGAAAGACCCATGGAAGGAAATACTCGTAATCTACAACGGTGACACAAAAGACCAACAATTCACACTTCCGGATGGGACTTGGAACGTCGTTGTTGACAAAGATAACGCAGGAACAAAGGTTCTCTACCAAGTTAGCGGTAAGATAAATATTAAAGCTATATCAGCTATGGTAATGTACAAAGGTAATTAA